The Raphanus sativus cultivar WK10039 unplaced genomic scaffold, ASM80110v3 Scaffold2513, whole genome shotgun sequence genome has a window encoding:
- the LOC108821238 gene encoding uncharacterized protein LOC108821238 isoform X2 produces MPSNSDLLFFYSSSSLSSSSSSSQLSTPSACQNGSSRAITKSPLWDVEKDKCSFGFSKPKSSEELKEEIADIETEILQLERYLLSLYRTSFGDLLHALLLKDDSSLLLPKPHTTKFQNDRVSYVSDTPLSSSVKPLSESDNKQRSEFSNPSLADLLGLNTLSPNKLSEEILRLMCVIIIKLSDKGQRRFVKNEKSGEELGVVINTLCLNNDNLKSLESFLQKFRSLVQKLEKVDPTSMAREEKLAFWINIHNALVMHAYILYGTGEDITSTKRVWTLFSPARSSKKSRSHTYALEYAEPLLHFALSTGKLTDPMVRVYTAEGILQELRQARDSFIQTSVEFEKETRILLPKIIYNYANDASLDMAELFNTISGCLTDTQRTKMKRAVKKKQDRCIHWIKHDSDFHFIIHLEYVRDSLGI; encoded by the exons AAATCTCCTCTCTGGGATGTGGAGAAGGACAAGTGCAGCTTCGGTTTCTCAAAGCCTAAG TCTAGTGAAGAACTGAAGGAAGAGATAGCCGATATTGAGACAGAGATCTTACAGTTAGAGCGGTACCTTCTCTCGCTCTACAGAACATCGTTTGGAGATCTTTTGCATGCATTGTTGTTAAAAGATGATTCTTCACTTCTTCTACCAAAGCCACACACGACTAAATTTCAAAATGACAGAGTCTCTTATGTGTCTGATACACCTCTCTCGTCGAGCGTCAAACCGTTGTCTGAATCG GACAATAAACAAAGATCAGAGTTCAGCAACCCAAGTTTGGCTGATCTTCTTGGTCTTAACACTCTCAGTCCCAATAAACTCTCTGAAGAGATTCTGAGACTTATGTGTGTAATCATCATCAAACTCTCAGACAAGGGACAAAGGAGATTTGTCAAGAATGAAAAATCTGGAGAAGAACTTGGAGTTGTTATCAATACACTTTGCCTAAATAATGACAATTTGAAGTCATTAGAGAGTTTTCTTCAGAAATTCAG ATCATTGGTTCAAAAGCTTGAGAAAGTTGATCCGACAAGTATGGCTCGAGAGGAGAAGCTTGCATTCTGGATCAATATTCATAATGCTCTGGTGATGCAC GCTTATATACTATATGGGACTGGTGAAGATATAACAAGCACAAAG CGTGTATGGACGTTGTTTTCACCGGCTAGGAGTTCAAAGAAAAGTAGGAGTCACACATATGCGTTGGAGTATGCAGAGCCACTTCTTCATTTTGCCCTTTCAACTGGAAAATTAACCGATCCAATG GTTCGAGTTTATACAGCGGAAGGAATACTCCAAGAACTTAGGCAAGCAAGAGACAGTTTCATACAAACAAGTGTTGAATTTGAAAAGGAGACACGGATTCTATTGCCAAAGATCATTTACAACTATGCAAATGACGCTTCTCTGGACATGGCTGAACTTTTCAATACAATATCAGGGTGCCTAACAGACacacaaagaacaaaaatgaaAAGGGCTGTGAAAAAAAAGCAAGATAGATGCATTCACTGGATTAAGCATGACTCCGACTTCCATTTTATTATCCATTTGGAATACGTAAGAGATAGTCTAGGAATCTGA
- the LOC108821238 gene encoding uncharacterized protein LOC108821238 isoform X1: MPSNSDLLFFYSSSSLSSSSSSSQLSTPSACQNGSSRAITKSPLWDVEKDKCSFGFSKPKSSEELKEEIADIETEILQLERYLLSLYRTSFGDLLHALLLKDDSSLLLPKPHTTKFQNDRVSYVSDTPLSSSVKPLSESDNKQRSEFSNPSLADLLGLNTLSPNKLSEEILRLMCVIIIKLSDKGQRRFVKNEKSGEELGVVINTLCLNNDNLKSLESFLQKFRSLVQKLEKVDPTSMAREEKLAFWINIHNALVMHAYILYGTGEDITSTKAAFNIGGEWVNVYDVQSSILGIRESHSPTRVWTLFSPARSSKKSRSHTYALEYAEPLLHFALSTGKLTDPMVRVYTAEGILQELRQARDSFIQTSVEFEKETRILLPKIIYNYANDASLDMAELFNTISGCLTDTQRTKMKRAVKKKQDRCIHWIKHDSDFHFIIHLEYVRDSLGI; this comes from the exons AAATCTCCTCTCTGGGATGTGGAGAAGGACAAGTGCAGCTTCGGTTTCTCAAAGCCTAAG TCTAGTGAAGAACTGAAGGAAGAGATAGCCGATATTGAGACAGAGATCTTACAGTTAGAGCGGTACCTTCTCTCGCTCTACAGAACATCGTTTGGAGATCTTTTGCATGCATTGTTGTTAAAAGATGATTCTTCACTTCTTCTACCAAAGCCACACACGACTAAATTTCAAAATGACAGAGTCTCTTATGTGTCTGATACACCTCTCTCGTCGAGCGTCAAACCGTTGTCTGAATCG GACAATAAACAAAGATCAGAGTTCAGCAACCCAAGTTTGGCTGATCTTCTTGGTCTTAACACTCTCAGTCCCAATAAACTCTCTGAAGAGATTCTGAGACTTATGTGTGTAATCATCATCAAACTCTCAGACAAGGGACAAAGGAGATTTGTCAAGAATGAAAAATCTGGAGAAGAACTTGGAGTTGTTATCAATACACTTTGCCTAAATAATGACAATTTGAAGTCATTAGAGAGTTTTCTTCAGAAATTCAG ATCATTGGTTCAAAAGCTTGAGAAAGTTGATCCGACAAGTATGGCTCGAGAGGAGAAGCTTGCATTCTGGATCAATATTCATAATGCTCTGGTGATGCAC GCTTATATACTATATGGGACTGGTGAAGATATAACAAGCACAAAG GCAGCATTTAATATTGGTGGGGAGTGGGTAAATGTATACGATGTCCAGAGTTCTATTTTAGGAATTCGTGAAAGCCATTCACCAACA CGTGTATGGACGTTGTTTTCACCGGCTAGGAGTTCAAAGAAAAGTAGGAGTCACACATATGCGTTGGAGTATGCAGAGCCACTTCTTCATTTTGCCCTTTCAACTGGAAAATTAACCGATCCAATG GTTCGAGTTTATACAGCGGAAGGAATACTCCAAGAACTTAGGCAAGCAAGAGACAGTTTCATACAAACAAGTGTTGAATTTGAAAAGGAGACACGGATTCTATTGCCAAAGATCATTTACAACTATGCAAATGACGCTTCTCTGGACATGGCTGAACTTTTCAATACAATATCAGGGTGCCTAACAGACacacaaagaacaaaaatgaaAAGGGCTGTGAAAAAAAAGCAAGATAGATGCATTCACTGGATTAAGCATGACTCCGACTTCCATTTTATTATCCATTTGGAATACGTAAGAGATAGTCTAGGAATCTGA